AACAAACCTTTTCTCTGGGAGGTGTAGGGTTATGGACGTTTTCTCCAAAGTGAAGGAAATCATTGTTGACCAGCTTGGAGTCGACGAAGAGGATGTAACCCCTGATGCTTCCTTCATCGACGATCTTGGAGCCGACTCCCTTGATATCGTTGAGCTCATCATGGCTTTTGAGGAAGAATTTGACATTGAAATTCCCGACGAAGACGCCGAAAAAATCACGACCGTAGGAGAGGCGGTTGAGTACATCGAATCGAAATT
The sequence above is drawn from the Candidatus Caldatribacterium sp. genome and encodes:
- a CDS encoding acyl carrier protein gives rise to the protein MDVFSKVKEIIVDQLGVDEEDVTPDASFIDDLGADSLDIVELIMAFEEEFDIEIPDEDAEKITTVGEAVEYIESKLS